The window CCGCGGCAGGTCTCTACAGGTAGAGCGAACGCACGATCAGGAAGTGGCCGGAGAAGTAACAGAAAGCCACGATGGCGTCCGCCGCGCGGAAGGTGAAGCGGTAGCGGTTGAGCAGCCAAACCACGTTGGCCAGCAGCAGCAGCGAGGTGCCGATCAGCAGCGAGAAGCCGAAATCGGTGCTGCGCAGGAAATATTGTTCGCCCGCCAGCCAGACCATCAGCAGCGTCATCGCCACGTAGGTAACGATCGGCCAGCGCATCTCTTCCAGCCGGGTCCAGACGGTGGCCAGCAGCAGTGCGCCGATCGCCAGCAGCGCCAGCGGCAGCGGCCAGAACAGGCTGAACGTCATCTGGCTGGCGAAACTCAGGGTGTACAGCAGGTGGGACAGGAAAAAGGCGCCGATGGCGTACAGCACCCGTTCGCGCGGCAACAGGAGCAATGCGTCGCCGATCAGCGTCGCCAGCAGGCCGAGGACGATCAGATAACCCGCCGCGCCGAGCACCGGCGCCTGCCAGGCCAGCAGCAACAGCAACAGCAGCGTGACGGGTTTGAACACCCAGCGCTGCCAGCGTGGCCCACGGTAAGAGGCGTCGACGAACAGCCAACCGGAAAAGAATACGGCAAGGAACGGCCAACTCATTTATGTCTTCCTTATGTATGAGGGAGCCGCAACAACCGGCTCCAAACTGTCACCCATGTCACTTCTTCATTTCAGTGTAGGTAGCCTGCCGGCGATCGACAATGCTTTCTTGAGAATGCTATGTTTACGCTGATTTAGCCGCGAAGGAAATGGGAAACCGATGAGTAAGCCACCGTTGTTTTTTGTCGCCGTGATGGCGTTGATCGCCGTGTTGGCCACGCAACGCTACTTCAAACAGCGCCAGCAGGAGGCGGAAAACGATCGCGCGCCGATGCGCAGTCTGCAGGTGACGGTGAGCGACAAACGCGCGGTGCCGGTCGCCAAGACCCGCGCGCCGCAGCGCGAACCGCTGGTCAATGAGCCGATGTATTACGAGGTGGTGTTCAGCCCGAACCAGGGCGGTGAAGACATCCAGCTGCGGCTGAAGCAATGGCAGTACAACCCGATTGAAAAAGGCGCACAGGGCACGTTGAACATGCAGGGCACGCGCTTCGTCTCGTTCACCGCTCAGCCGTAGCGGTCACTTCTTCTTGATGGGCGGCTGTTTCTTTTGCCAGGCCAGCAGCTCGAACACGCCAAAGATAAAGATCTTGGCCTCTTGCCAGTAGCTGATCGGCTGATCCTTCGGCTGGGTGGATTTCAACAGCACCAGCTGCAGGCCGTGCATCACCACCATAAAGAACAGCGCCACGTCGATGAAATACTTCAGCGGCTTGGGAAATGGATGGAACAGGTTAGAGAGCAGGAAGCCCCACACGCACAGCATCAGCAGGCGGCCCAGATTAATCAGCATGATCGGTTTTCTCTTGCGAACGAATATAAAGGCGATAGGCCACCTGGCCGGCGACCTTCTCCCGGTGCAGCTGCCAGCTGGCAGGCACGTCCGCCGCGGCGCTTTCCGCCTCGGCTTCTACATAGATCCAGGCCTCGTCGGCCAGCCAGCCGCGCTGTTCCAGCAACAGGGCGGTCTCCGCCAGCAGACCTTTGCGAAACGGCGGATCGAGGAAGACCACGTCGAACGGTTGACCGTCACCCGCCAGCCAGCTCAACGCGTTGGTGTTGATAACCACCCCTTTGCCTTGCAGCAGCGCCAGATTTCTTTCCAGCTGCTGCGCCACCGGCCGTTCGAATTCCAGCAGCGTGGCGCTGCCGGCATAGCGCGACAGCGCTTCCAGCCCCAATGCGCCGCTGCCGGCGAAGCAGTCCAGACAGCGCGCGCCCTGAATCACCGGCGCCAGCCAGTTGAACAGGGTTTCGCGCACTCGATCGGTGGTGGGGCGCAGCCCCGGGCTGTTCGGCACCGGGAGTTTGCGGCCGCGCCATTGGCCGCCGATGATGCGGATCTGTCCGGCTGCGGCCTGGGGCGGTTTTTTGGCCGCCGCCCGTGGCGAGAGTCTTGTCATAAGCGTTGTTTGGTTTCTTTCGCGGCGCGGGGCCGCCGAGGTTAACGAAAAGTTGTCCCTATTCTACCGGTGACGGGCGTCGGGGGGAACGGTAAAACGTTGTTGTCTGATTTCACGCCGGAAAGCATGCCGGATGCGTGTTGCTGCGCGAGGGAAAGTGATAGACTCGGCGGATTATTGTCAGCATATATCCTTCAGGTATGGAGGGTAAGCGAGCCTTCGGTACGGAGTAGAGTCATAACATGGCAAAAGATAAGAAACGTGGGTTTTTCTCCTGGCTGGGCTTTGGCCAGAAGGAAAAGGAAGAAGAGCAACAGCAACCTGAGCCGTCGGTAGAGCAGGCGGAACCTCAGGCCGCGGAGACGCCGGCTGAACCGGCCGCCGCCAAGCTGGATGACAAGCTCCCCGCCCAGGAATCTGAACCTGCCGCCTCCGTCGACACCCCGGGAGAGTGGGATAACGGTCAGGCCGGTGAACAAATCGCGGAAAACCTACCGGCGGCGGCTGAACATCCGGCGGCGCCGCAAGCGTTGGCTGAAGAGATCGTCAGCGTCACCGAGCAAGTGGCGGCGCAGCAGCAACCGGTGGTCGAACCCGAGCCGGTGGTTGAACCCGAGCCGGTCGTCGAGCCAGAGCCGGTGGTTGAACCCGAGCCGGTCGTCGAGCCTGAGCCAGTGGTTGAACCCGAGCCGGTCGTCGAGCCTGAGCCAGTGGTTGAACCCGAGCCGGTCGTCGAGCCTGAGCCAGTGGTTGAACCTGAGCCGGTCGTCGAGCCCGAGCCAGTGGTTGAACCCGAGCCGGTGGTCGAACCTGAGCCGGTCATCGAACCCGAGCCGGTCGTCGAACCTGAGCCGGTCATCGAGCCCGAGCCGGAAGAAGAGCCGCTGGAACCTGTCGTGCCGGCCGTTGCGCAAGAGCAGGAGCGCCCGACCAAAGAGGGCTTCTTCGCGCGCCTGAAGCGCAGCCTGCTGAAGACCAAGCAAAACCTCGGTTCCGGCTTTATGGGGCTGTTCCGCGGTAAAAAGATCGACGACGACCTGTTCGACGAGCTGGAAGAACAGTTGCTGATCGCCGACGTCGGCGTGGACACCACGCGCAAGATCATCACCTCCCTGACCCAGCACGCCAGCCGCAAGCAGTTGAAAGACGCCGAAGCGCTGTACGGCAAGCTGAAGGAGGAAATGTCCGAAATTCTGGCCAAGGTCGATCGGCCGCTGGATGTCAGCGGGAAAACCCCGTATGTCATCCTGATGGTCGGCGTGAACGGTGTGGGTAAAACCACCACCATCGGCAAGCTGGCGCGTCAGTTCCAGGCGGAGGGCAAGTCGGTGATGCTGGCGGCGGGGGACACCTTCCGCGCCGCGGCGGTGGAACAGCTGCAGGTGTGGGGCGAACGCAACCGCATTCCGGTGGTGGCGCAGCATACCGGCGCGGATTCCGCTTCGGTGATCTTCGATGCGGTGCAGGCCGCCAAGGCGCGCGGCATCGATGTGTTGATCGCCGATACCGCCGGCCGTCTGCAGAACAAATCGCACCTGATGGAAGAGCTGAAGAAGATCGTCCGCGTCATGAAAAAACTGGACGACCAGGCCCCCCATGAGGTTATGCTGACGCTCGATGCCAGCACCGGCCAGAATGCCGTCAGTCAGGCGAAATTATTTAATGAGGCCGTGGGCTTAACCGGCATCACGCTGACTAAACTGGACGGTACCGCCAAGGGCGGGGTGATCTTTGCCATCGCCGATCAGTTCGGTATCCCGATCCGCTATATCGGCGTCGGGGAAGGCATCGAAGATTTGCGGCCGTTTAAGGCTGACGATTTTATTGAGGCACTTTTTGCCCGAGAGGATTAATACGGATGATTCGCTTTGAACAGGTCAGTAAAGCTTATCTGGGCGGACGGCAAGCGCTGCAGGGGGTCGATTTCCATCTGCGCCCGGCGGAAATGGCGTTTCTGACCGGCCATTCCGGCGCGGGGAAAAGTACCCTGCTGAAACTGATTTGCGGTATCGAACGGCCCAGCGCCGGCCACATCTGGTTTGGCGGCCACGACATCAGCCGCTTGAAAAACCGCGAGGTGCCGTTCCTGCGTCGGCAGATCGGCATGATCTTCCAGGATCACCACTTGCTGCTGGATCGCACGGTGTATGACAACGTGGCGATGCCGCTGATCATCGCCGGCGCCAGCACCGAAGATATCCGCCGCCGCGTTTCCGCCGCGCTGGACAAGGTCGGTTTGCTGGATAAAGCGAAGAACTTCCCGATTCAGCTGTCCGGCGGTGAGCAGCAGCGCGTGGGCATCGCCCGCGCGGTGGTGAACAAGCCGGCGGTGCTGCTGGCGGATGAACCGACCGGTAACCTGGATGATGCGCTGTCGGAAGGCATTCTGCGCCTGTTTGAAGAATTCAACCGCGTCGGCGTGACCGTTCTGATGGCGACGCACGACACCGGGCTTATCGCCCGCCGCAATTACCGCATCCTGACGCTGAGCCAGGGCCGCATGCAAGGAGGCGCTCACCATGGCCAATAACGCAAAAACCGCCAAGAGCAAGGCGCTGCGCGGCGGCTGGCGCGAACAGTGGCGTTACGCCTGGATGAACGCCATCAAAGACATGCTGCGTCAGCCGTTGGCGACGCTGCTGACGGTGATGGTGATCGCCATTTCCCTGACGCTGCCGAGCGTGTGCTATATCGTGTGGAAAAACGTCAGCACCGCGGCCAGCCAGTGGTATCCGACGCCGCAGCTGACCGTCTATCTGGATAAATCGCTCGATGACGACGCGGCGCTGAAAGTGCTCGACGCCATTAAGGCGGAAGCCGGCGTGGAGAAGGTGAACTACCTGTCGCGTGAAGAAGCGCGCGGCGAGTTCCGCAACTGGTCGGGCTTTGGCGGCGCGCTGGACATGCTGGAAGAGAACCCGCTGCCGGCGGTGGCGATCGTCACGCCGAAGATGAGCTTCCAGAGTTCGGATACCCTCAACACCCTGCGCGATCGCGTAGCGGCGGTGCAGGGCGTGGAAGAAGTGCGTATGGATGACAGCTGGTTTGCCCGCCTGGCGGCGCTGACCGGGCTGGCGGGCCAGATCGCGGCGATCATCGGTGTGCTGATGATCGTGGCGGTGTTCCTGGTGATCGGCAACAGCGTGCGTCTGAGCATCTTCAGCCGCCGCGACACCATCAACGTGATGAAGCTGATCGGCGCCACCGACGGCTTTATCCTGCGGCCGTTCCTCAACGGCGGGGCGATGCTGGGCTTTGCCGGCGCGCTGCTGTCGCTGGTGCTGTCCGGCGCGCTGGTGTGGCAGCTGGAGTCGGTGGTCGCCGGGGTGGCCAAGGTGTTCGGCACCACCTTCACCTTGCACGGGCTGGGCTGGGATGAGGCGCTGCTGCTGCTGATCATCTCCGCGATGATCGGCTGGATCGCCGCCTGGCTGGCGACGGTGCAACATTTACGCCGATTTACACCACAGTAAGATTTTTTTGGTATACTCTTCTCCTGCTGCTTTTGATCGCGTTGCGGGAGAAGAGTGACCTCAAGCGAAGTCAGCACCATCCCTCTCTTCTTAGCGCACAAATTCCCTATCGGCCTGCACCCTCGTCACGTATTGTCAGCGACAATGCTTGCAAAAAGGGTGAACTTTTAGGGCGGAGTACGGTCAAAAATTGCAGCAAATGTTAAGGTGTCCGGCGTGTGGAACCGCTTTTGCTTCAGCAACTGCCGTAGAACCAATCATTTCCCCGCTGTAATAATCACCTGCATGATTTTGTATTCTCATAGAGAGGGTTTGAATGACCAAAGAAATGCAAACTTTAGCCTTAGTACCCCAAGGTAGCTTGGAAGCCTATATCCGGGCAGCCAACGCCTATCCGATGCTGACGGCAGAGGAAGAGCGGGAGCTGGCTGAACGGCTGCATTATCAGGGCGATCTGGATGCCGCTAAGCAGCTCATCCTGTCTCACCTGCGCTTTGTCGCTCATATTGCCCGCAACTATTCAGGCTATGGTCTGCCGCAGGCGGATCTGATTCAGGAAGGCAACATCGGCCTGATGAAAGCCGTTCGCCGCTTCAACCCCGAAGTCGGCGTGCGTCTGGTTTCCTTTGCGGTGCATTGGATTAAGGCGGAAATCCACGAGTACGTATTGCGCAACTGGCGCATCGTGAAAGTGGCGACCACCAAAGCGCAGCGCAAGCTGTTCTTTAACCTGCGCAAAACCAAACAGCGTTTGGGCTGGTTCAACCAGGACGAAGTGGAACTGGTGGCCCGCGAGCTGGGCGTAACCAGCAAAGACGTGCGCGAGATGGAATCGCGCATGGCGGCGCAGGATATGACGTTCGATCCGACTCCGGACGACGAGGCCCGCGATGGCCAGTCGATGGCGCCGGTGCTGTACCTGCAGGACAAGAGCTCGGACTTCGCCGAAGGCATCGAGGAAGATAACTGGGAAAGCAACGCCGCAGACAAACTGGCCTATGCGCTGGAAGGTCTGGACGAGCGCAGCCAGCATATCATTCGCGCCCGTTGGCTGGACGACGACAACAAGTCGACGCTGCAGGAGCTGGCCGATCAGTACGGCGTTTCCGCCGAACGCGTGCGCCAGCTGGAAAAGAACGCCATGAAGAAACTCAAAATGGCGATCGAAGCCTGAGTTGATGCGAGATTCGATAAAAAAAGCCCGGCAAGCCGGGCTTTTTAGTGCCTGAAATTCGGCGTTATGGCGCCACGGCCGCGAAGTCCGGCGCCGGGCAGTCGTAGCCGAATTTCGCCGTCCACGGATAACGGGTGCCGGTGTTGATATAGCGCTGATAAAGCGCGCGGCCGGTTTTGGCGTCGCGCTTGATAACCCAGCTGGCGGCGTTACACAGCACGGCGGCATAGGCCTGGCTCTTCGGCGGCAGCAGATCGGCCGCCTGTTGCGCCAGCCCCACCGCCTGCCAGCGATAGTGCAGGAAACGGTTGTCTTCCTCCGGTAGCGCCGCCTTGGCGCGCGCCTCTTCTGCGCTGTCGATCCAGCTTTTATGCTTCAGCTCGCGAGTATCGAACGCATCCCCCAGATAGGAATAGCCGGCGCCATAGATGGCGTAATCCGGCGTCATCTCATACCCGGTAAACTCCAGCCCCTGAGCGCGCAGCAGGTTGGCGGCGCGATAGTAAGCCTGCGCGCGCGTCAGCGGCGCGGTGGATTTGTCCTTGGCGGCCTTCAGCTCATCGGCATACTGCTGCGCCGCTTGCCGGTAGTTGGGGATATCGAAATAGGCCAGCGCTTCCGGCGCGCGTCCGACGCGCATCAGCCGCCGCGCCAGCAGTTCGCGCAGCTGCACTTCCGGCGTGATCTGCTGGCCGCCGTAGTCGTCCGGGTTTACCGGCTTGAGCGGCGTCGTCGGCGCCGGGGCGTGCTTATCGACAAAGCCTTTCAACTCATCGACGGTCAGCACCCGCTCCGCCACGTCGGCCACGTCGGCCCAGTAGAGCGCTTTGCCGCGATACAGCAGATCCATCGCCTGCAGATAGTCGCCGCGGTTCAGCGCCAGGATGGCCTGTTCGCCGGCCACCCGGCACTCGGGCACGATGGTTTCCGCGACGAAGTCGGCGTTGCGCTGTTCACCCCAGCTTTCGTCGGCGGGGAACGCGCTTGCCGCCTTGGCGTAGGCGGCGGTGGCGGCTTTCACGTCGCCGTCGCGCAGCGCCATTTTGGCGCGCAGCCACCACGCCAGGCCGCTGTCGCCGGCGTTTTTCAGCAGGCTCGCCGCCATCGGGTATTGCCCCGAACGGTAAGCCAGCGCCGCCAGCCGATCGCTGCCGGCGAAGCCGCTTTTCACTGAGCCGTCCAGCAGCGTCAGGATCTGGCTGATGATTTGCGCGGAGCGGCCGTTGCCGTCGGTATCCGCCATTTGCAGGTTGCCGCTGCGGGCGAACAGCTCAATGGTCACCAACTGCTGGATCAACGGATCGCCGATAATCTGTTTCAGCGTGTCCAAATGGTCGGGATTGACCAGGAGGCTGGAGACGTACTGCAGCGACTGCCCGCCGCTCGGATCGCCCTGCGCCGCCTGTTGCGCGTACAGGTGGGCGGCGGGGGCGACGTCACCCAGCCACAGGTGAATGCGCGCCTGTTGCCCAAGGCTGCTCAGCGCCAGCTGATCGGGATCGGCGACGCCGTTTTTCACCCGATCGATCACCTGCTGGAATGCCGCCAGCGCCTGTTCAAGCGCGGCTTTTGGCGGATGCTCGGCGGCGGGGGCGGTTTCACCAGATTCATTCACCGGCGTCCCGTGGTCCGCCATCAGTACCCGCCCCAGCGAATACTGCGCCCGCAGTCCCCAGTCGCCCTGCTCGGCGGCCGGTAGCTTCAGCACCTGCTGGAAATAGTCTGCGGCGCGCGGATCGTGGCTGGCGAAAGCCACGGCGCCCAGTTGATAGAGACGCGCGGCGTTGGACAGCCCCTGCGTATTGACGGCGTCAGCCTCTTCCACCGTTTTGGCGGCGCGCATTTTGCCGATCGCGATCGTTTCCGGCGATTGCGGCATCGGTTTCGGCGGCATCGGCGGCGGCGGGGCCTGCCAGTGCGGCAACTGACTATCCGTCGGCACCAGCCGGCCGGCTTCGAAGGCGAAATTGCCCTCCGGCATATACAGCAGGGTGCCGTTGCGGTCGATCAGCAGCCGGTTAGGAAAATCCGGGCCGCAGGCATAGCCGTTCAGCGGCAGCGCCAGCACGGCGCCGATCAGCATGGCCAGCGGAAGAAGGCGGCGGGTGTTCCGTGCCGCGCGCGTATCAAGGTGTGACAAGGGTGCCTCCTGGCGTCAGTTGTTGGCAGCGCAGCCAGCCCAGCGGCCGGGATTGTCCGGCGCGCAGCTGATCGCCGCTGATTCGAATAAAGCGTTGCCGTTGCGGTGCGGACTCCAGCCGGTAGTTGCCGACCGCGTCCGCCGCCAGGCAGTCGTCGGCGCGGATGATGACTTCTTGCGGCAGCGGGGCGTCCACCGGCCCGTTGTTATGAATTATCAGATCATACAGCCCGTTTTGCTGTGGCTGAGGCCTAAATTTTACCTGCCAGTCGACATTCAGCGGCCGCCGTTCGATCACCGCTCGCAGCGTGGCGAGCGACCAGGCGCGCCGATCGTCCGCCAGCGGCAAGCGGAACCAGATAATGCCGCGCAGCCGGGGCGGCGTTTGCTGCGCCAGCGTTTGCAGAAAATCGGCGATCTGCTGCGGCGCGACCGTCAGCTCACGGCCGTTGCCCGCCACGCGCAGCGAGGATTCGCTCTCCACCTGCGCGCCCTGCGCATCAAACCCCAGCAGCGCCATGCCATAAGCCGGCA of the Serratia marcescens subsp. marcescens ATCC 13880 genome contains:
- a CDS encoding lysoplasmalogenase, which codes for MSWPFLAVFFSGWLFVDASYRGPRWQRWVFKPVTLLLLLLLAWQAPVLGAAGYLIVLGLLATLIGDALLLLPRERVLYAIGAFFLSHLLYTLSFASQMTFSLFWPLPLALLAIGALLLATVWTRLEEMRWPIVTYVAMTLLMVWLAGEQYFLRSTDFGFSLLIGTSLLLLANVVWLLNRYRFTFRAADAIVAFCYFSGHFLIVRSLYL
- a CDS encoding DUF2500 domain-containing protein, with amino-acid sequence MSKPPLFFVAVMALIAVLATQRYFKQRQQEAENDRAPMRSLQVTVSDKRAVPVAKTRAPQREPLVNEPMYYEVVFSPNQGGEDIQLRLKQWQYNPIEKGAQGTLNMQGTRFVSFTAQP
- a CDS encoding DUF1145 family protein, which translates into the protein MLINLGRLLMLCVWGFLLSNLFHPFPKPLKYFIDVALFFMVVMHGLQLVLLKSTQPKDQPISYWQEAKIFIFGVFELLAWQKKQPPIKKK
- the rsmD gene encoding 16S rRNA (guanine(966)-N(2))-methyltransferase: MTRLSPRAAAKKPPQAAAGQIRIIGGQWRGRKLPVPNSPGLRPTTDRVRETLFNWLAPVIQGARCLDCFAGSGALGLEALSRYAGSATLLEFERPVAQQLERNLALLQGKGVVINTNALSWLAGDGQPFDVVFLDPPFRKGLLAETALLLEQRGWLADEAWIYVEAEAESAAADVPASWQLHREKVAGQVAYRLYIRSQEKTDHAD
- the ftsY gene encoding signal recognition particle-docking protein FtsY gives rise to the protein MAKDKKRGFFSWLGFGQKEKEEEQQQPEPSVEQAEPQAAETPAEPAAAKLDDKLPAQESEPAASVDTPGEWDNGQAGEQIAENLPAAAEHPAAPQALAEEIVSVTEQVAAQQQPVVEPEPVVEPEPVVEPEPVVEPEPVVEPEPVVEPEPVVEPEPVVEPEPVVEPEPVVEPEPVVEPEPVVEPEPVVEPEPVIEPEPVVEPEPVIEPEPEEEPLEPVVPAVAQEQERPTKEGFFARLKRSLLKTKQNLGSGFMGLFRGKKIDDDLFDELEEQLLIADVGVDTTRKIITSLTQHASRKQLKDAEALYGKLKEEMSEILAKVDRPLDVSGKTPYVILMVGVNGVGKTTTIGKLARQFQAEGKSVMLAAGDTFRAAAVEQLQVWGERNRIPVVAQHTGADSASVIFDAVQAAKARGIDVLIADTAGRLQNKSHLMEELKKIVRVMKKLDDQAPHEVMLTLDASTGQNAVSQAKLFNEAVGLTGITLTKLDGTAKGGVIFAIADQFGIPIRYIGVGEGIEDLRPFKADDFIEALFARED
- the ftsE gene encoding cell division ATP-binding protein FtsE, with the protein product MIRFEQVSKAYLGGRQALQGVDFHLRPAEMAFLTGHSGAGKSTLLKLICGIERPSAGHIWFGGHDISRLKNREVPFLRRQIGMIFQDHHLLLDRTVYDNVAMPLIIAGASTEDIRRRVSAALDKVGLLDKAKNFPIQLSGGEQQRVGIARAVVNKPAVLLADEPTGNLDDALSEGILRLFEEFNRVGVTVLMATHDTGLIARRNYRILTLSQGRMQGGAHHGQ
- the ftsX gene encoding permease-like cell division protein FtsX, yielding MANNAKTAKSKALRGGWREQWRYAWMNAIKDMLRQPLATLLTVMVIAISLTLPSVCYIVWKNVSTAASQWYPTPQLTVYLDKSLDDDAALKVLDAIKAEAGVEKVNYLSREEARGEFRNWSGFGGALDMLEENPLPAVAIVTPKMSFQSSDTLNTLRDRVAAVQGVEEVRMDDSWFARLAALTGLAGQIAAIIGVLMIVAVFLVIGNSVRLSIFSRRDTINVMKLIGATDGFILRPFLNGGAMLGFAGALLSLVLSGALVWQLESVVAGVAKVFGTTFTLHGLGWDEALLLLIISAMIGWIAAWLATVQHLRRFTPQ
- the rpoH gene encoding RNA polymerase sigma factor RpoH, whose translation is MTKEMQTLALVPQGSLEAYIRAANAYPMLTAEEERELAERLHYQGDLDAAKQLILSHLRFVAHIARNYSGYGLPQADLIQEGNIGLMKAVRRFNPEVGVRLVSFAVHWIKAEIHEYVLRNWRIVKVATTKAQRKLFFNLRKTKQRLGWFNQDEVELVARELGVTSKDVREMESRMAAQDMTFDPTPDDEARDGQSMAPVLYLQDKSSDFAEGIEEDNWESNAADKLAYALEGLDERSQHIIRARWLDDDNKSTLQELADQYGVSAERVRQLEKNAMKKLKMAIEA